Proteins co-encoded in one Malus domestica chromosome 09, GDT2T_hap1 genomic window:
- the LOC139187930 gene encoding uncharacterized protein has product MRDFSRNEMVDEALMRHMTNISRSPFADEIKQAEPPRKFSMPHFTSFKGDGDPERHLKHYRSAMVLYRNNDALMCKIFATTLQGKAQDWFHTLPARSIQNFDDLSLVFTKEYSSYRSIKKKSDHLFNVKKNLKESLRDYVKRFKEEKAKIVGCDNSIASAAFQKGLPADHLLFGEMIMKEDLTLADSFALAEKHALWDEARQAEKAPKQPRKELAAAQKKDEKQPNKGRQEFKRRDRPTTKEGPMTNNYSKFSILIHQILRDIKNEPWFKLPKQSKGDTSKLDHTKYCAFHRGPGHTTNDCYTWKNYLEKLVKEGKVDRYLDKPTEQPKKNADGDEEPPTKMIRINGIFAESEHLGAINNSKKRKIQ; this is encoded by the coding sequence ATGCGTGATTTTTCGCGCAACGAAATGGTTGATGAGGCACTAATGCGAcatatgaccaacataagcaggtcacctttCGCGGATGAGAtcaagcaggcagagcctccgcgcaagtttagcatgccgcacttcacatctttcaaaggagacGGGGATCCCGAAAGACACTTGAAGCATTACCGAAGTGCGATGGTCCTTTATCGGAATAATGACGcccttatgtgcaaaatattcgccactactttacaaggcaaggcacaagattggtttcatACCTTGCCGGCACGATCTATCCagaattttgatgatctttccttggttttcaccaaagaatactcatcttatcgatcgatcaagaagaagtccgaTCACCTGTTCAACGTAAAGAAAAACCTAAAAGAGTCGCTTCGCGATTACGTGAAGAGATTCAAAGAAGAGAAGGCGAAGATCGTCGGATGCGACAACTCGATAGCaagtgcagccttccaaaaaggactaccAGCAGACCACCTACTGTTTggagaaatgatcatgaaagaagacctaactctagcagattcctttgctctggcagaaaagcatgcgctttgggacgaggctcgacAAGCAGAAAAGGCTCCCAAACAGCCTCGAAAAGAGTTGGCAGCTGCTCAAAAGAAGGATGAAAAACAACCCAACAAGGGCAGACAGGAGTTCAAGCGCAGGGACCGACCCACGACCAAAGAAGGCCCGATGACCAATAACTATTCTAAGTTCTCAATTctgattcatcaaatccttcgtgacatcaagaatgaaccatggttcaagttGCCGAAACAGTCAAAaggagatacttccaagttggaccaCACCAAGTATTGCGCATTCCACCGAGGTCCTGGTCACACAACCAACgactgctacacttggaagaactacctagagAAACTCGTGAAAGAAGGCAAAGTCGATAGATATTTGGACAAGCCAACTGAGCAGCCAAAAAAGAATGCAGACGGAGATGAGGAGCCACCAACTAAGATGATTCGAATCAATGGCATTTTCGCTGAATCCGAGCACTTGGGGGCcattaataattccaaaaagaggaagatccaaTAG